A single genomic interval of Bradyrhizobium japonicum USDA 6 harbors:
- a CDS encoding LuxR C-terminal-related transcriptional regulator has protein sequence MRRRQSCKVVLIGRNILLREGISQILHAADFQIAVSASSTDEVTSTLQPHQQLLFVIIHSTGEFDAAMKHIGFAREHYPDARVAIVSDHYRPDELIAAYKAGASGYFVDVNSCDAFIKSIELVTMGETVFPPAFLSFVLDSGLDREPQLQPAIEERSNLLVAAEERIAPHLSPRERAILSYLIEGNSNKCIARKIDIAEATVKVHVKAILRKIRVQNRTQAAIWGMNNGSLVRVSNGHALPLSIDREPTLSLVPSDRGRHEMGASEQD, from the coding sequence ATGAGGAGGCGGCAATCCTGCAAAGTTGTTTTGATCGGACGAAATATTTTGCTGCGAGAGGGAATTTCTCAAATACTGCATGCTGCAGATTTTCAAATTGCGGTGTCGGCTTCGAGCACTGATGAAGTAACAAGCACACTCCAGCCACATCAGCAGCTCCTGTTTGTGATTATCCACAGCACCGGCGAATTCGATGCAGCCATGAAGCACATCGGATTTGCAAGAGAGCACTATCCGGATGCGCGCGTAGCGATCGTTTCGGACCACTACCGGCCGGATGAGTTGATCGCGGCCTACAAGGCTGGCGCCAGCGGCTATTTCGTCGACGTCAATTCATGCGACGCTTTCATCAAGTCCATCGAGCTCGTGACGATGGGCGAGACGGTGTTTCCACCGGCTTTCCTGTCATTCGTGCTCGATAGCGGTCTGGATCGCGAGCCTCAACTTCAGCCAGCGATCGAAGAGCGATCAAATCTCCTCGTAGCGGCCGAAGAACGGATAGCACCTCATCTGTCTCCGCGTGAGCGGGCAATTCTCTCCTATTTGATCGAGGGCAATTCCAACAAGTGCATTGCGCGAAAGATCGATATTGCCGAGGCGACCGTGAAGGTTCACGTCAAGGCGATCCTGCGCAAGATACGGGTCCAGAACAGGACGCAGGCCGCAATTTGGGGAATGAACAACGGATCACTGGTGCGGGTCTCGAATGGTCACGCGCTGCCGTTGTCGATCGATCGGGAACCTACGCTCAGCCTTGTGCCAAGCGACCGCGGACGTCATGAAATGGGCGCCTCGGAGCAGGACTAG
- a CDS encoding lipopolysaccharide biosynthesis protein — MAAKPATGPTRTGALVRAAAGVSALALTGQLMLVAAIPILTRLYSPEDFGIFTIYLSIVNIVGAIAGLRFSTSLYLVEDRAHALVALKLTLVAVCFTTSVVLTAGYLLSDVVPGRLQHLTYLVPIGMGAVGLADAMNCWCLRFNHMRDFGMGRLILPASMALLQVSFGLAHLGDDAMIRAHILSQAVLIAFLCVRLLKWEDIRRISQASWGSVAATARREYKFPLFELPSALAGFAIINLPAIFIGSLFGTAFAGHFGVAARLVTGPVTLIALPLSNVFVAEASKDFDRHHLLGTACGLLVVAAGLIVLPVLGLGFISPYVVVPLLGESWIPTGQIMGALALMCAAQALSTPIQEAPTLFRRQELRLLVNLVRAVFVFAPLLIGAHLGFDPLQVIYMMAAGGATGYALGIIVALFLLNGPGGARTSGAPINGPV, encoded by the coding sequence ATGGCCGCGAAACCGGCTACCGGTCCGACGCGGACAGGGGCCCTTGTTCGTGCAGCGGCGGGTGTCTCCGCCCTCGCACTCACCGGCCAGCTCATGCTCGTAGCGGCCATTCCCATCCTCACCCGGCTCTATTCGCCGGAGGATTTTGGAATCTTCACGATCTATCTCTCAATCGTAAACATCGTCGGCGCGATAGCCGGACTTCGCTTCAGCACGTCTCTGTATTTGGTCGAGGACAGAGCTCACGCGCTGGTTGCACTCAAGCTCACACTCGTGGCGGTCTGTTTTACGACCTCTGTTGTGCTCACCGCGGGATACCTGCTGTCGGACGTGGTGCCGGGACGACTGCAACATCTTACCTACCTCGTCCCCATCGGGATGGGCGCGGTCGGCCTTGCCGACGCGATGAACTGCTGGTGCCTGCGCTTCAATCATATGCGTGACTTCGGCATGGGCCGCCTCATCCTGCCGGCGTCGATGGCACTGCTCCAGGTGAGCTTCGGCCTCGCGCACCTCGGGGACGACGCAATGATCCGAGCCCACATCCTGAGCCAGGCTGTGCTGATCGCATTTCTCTGCGTCCGGCTCCTGAAATGGGAGGACATCCGCCGCATCTCGCAAGCCTCGTGGGGTTCGGTCGCGGCGACGGCGCGGCGAGAGTACAAATTTCCACTGTTCGAGCTGCCCTCGGCCCTTGCGGGATTCGCGATCATCAATCTCCCCGCAATCTTCATAGGCTCGCTATTCGGTACCGCATTCGCCGGGCATTTTGGCGTCGCCGCCCGTCTCGTGACCGGTCCGGTCACCCTGATCGCTTTGCCGCTCAGCAATGTCTTCGTCGCCGAGGCCAGCAAAGACTTCGACCGTCATCATCTGCTCGGCACCGCATGCGGCCTGTTGGTCGTTGCGGCCGGCCTGATCGTTCTGCCGGTGCTCGGCCTTGGATTTATCTCCCCCTACGTCGTCGTTCCGCTGCTCGGAGAATCCTGGATACCTACGGGTCAGATCATGGGCGCCCTGGCGCTCATGTGCGCCGCACAAGCCTTGTCGACACCCATTCAAGAAGCTCCAACTCTTTTCCGTCGTCAGGAGCTGCGTCTGCTGGTCAACCTGGTGCGAGCCGTGTTCGTATTTGCCCCGCTTCTCATCGGTGCCCACCTCGGCTTCGACCCGTTGCAGGTGATCTACATGATGGCCGCCGGAGGAGCTACCGGCTACGCCCTGGGCATTATCGTGGCGCTGTTTCTCTTGAATGGGCCTGGCGGCGCGCGGACGTCGGGCGCACCGATCAATGGGCCTGTGTGA
- a CDS encoding glycosyltransferase family 2 protein — protein sequence MNLLQPDGSKGIRDPDARPMISVAIPTFRRPDMIRRTIESVLQQNYADWEMVISDDEGPKGVSWSILSEYARSDSRIRIVQNHRGRGQVENTNSAMLACRGHWIKVLHDDDWLVPGSLETFAELARTYPTAAFMTSTSHLVQDEGIKYRRGGQVTRYSSQQCLTDLYLVGKTRVLGIVPSTLLINSEVIQAGCLMRNYKSIRWGVDQLFFVDLACHGDMVAIDDGLIFYDMTDHANITASKSFSQIDEETLDLKNLTWSLVEDKQGLPDPETVVRALRVARLRGRFRHQSWGATIRDALQILRPSVIKAANKAIRARARTSAAGSLARVGHA from the coding sequence ATGAACCTGTTGCAGCCCGACGGGTCGAAGGGCATTCGAGATCCGGACGCCCGCCCCATGATTTCGGTGGCCATACCAACCTTCCGTCGACCGGATATGATACGCCGTACGATTGAAAGCGTGCTGCAGCAGAATTACGCCGACTGGGAAATGGTGATCAGCGACGACGAAGGTCCAAAAGGCGTCAGTTGGAGCATTCTGTCTGAATACGCTCGGAGCGATTCCCGTATTCGGATTGTCCAGAACCACCGAGGACGGGGCCAGGTTGAGAATACGAACAGTGCGATGCTCGCATGTCGCGGTCATTGGATCAAAGTTTTGCATGACGACGACTGGCTCGTGCCCGGATCGCTCGAGACTTTTGCGGAATTGGCGAGGACGTACCCCACCGCTGCGTTCATGACATCCACATCTCATCTCGTTCAGGATGAAGGCATAAAATACCGCCGGGGAGGGCAGGTCACGCGGTATTCGAGCCAGCAGTGCCTGACTGATCTCTATTTGGTCGGCAAGACCCGGGTGTTGGGAATTGTTCCGTCGACCCTGCTGATCAACAGCGAGGTCATCCAGGCGGGCTGTCTGATGCGAAACTACAAGTCGATCAGGTGGGGAGTGGACCAGCTGTTTTTCGTCGACCTCGCCTGTCATGGCGACATGGTGGCGATCGACGACGGCCTGATTTTCTACGATATGACGGACCACGCGAACATTACCGCTTCCAAATCGTTTTCTCAGATCGATGAAGAGACCCTTGATCTTAAGAATCTGACCTGGAGCCTGGTCGAGGACAAGCAAGGGCTTCCGGATCCCGAAACGGTCGTGCGTGCATTGCGGGTTGCAAGATTGCGCGGAAGATTTCGCCACCAGTCCTGGGGGGCAACGATCCGGGACGCGCTCCAGATCCTGCGCCCCTCGGTTATCAAGGCAGCCAACAAGGCGATCCGGGCGCGAGCGCGTACATCGGCAGCGGGCTCACTAGCTCGCGTGGGTCACGCCTGA
- a CDS encoding thioesterase domain-containing protein, translating into MIDTGEDLASPPSCNVAAAPPVLFLLPGSLGYGASLAALTASIREIAHVVPIRYPDLGKILQGQDSVCDMAAAAVEQINRIQPQGHIRLLGHSLGGAVAFEVATRMFAAGRSVKFFGILDTSLMGERSSAWETLTRTIRRIRSNRVTAPRMVCRALAKATVAIGHEAKLARMLDLRAKGQFDLTSFRLKQELQEVLRAKAYFRWLAEPKSMLPFSAVLFRCQRKKMPQTLGWDRAFAQIDVVPSAGTHTDLVMPPYLAMNLHLVQKALSQTYSPAEFPQREADCSRDLASSPQPN; encoded by the coding sequence TTGATTGATACAGGCGAGGATTTGGCTTCTCCGCCCTCCTGCAATGTGGCGGCGGCGCCGCCCGTGCTGTTCCTACTGCCCGGCTCGCTTGGTTATGGAGCAAGCCTCGCCGCCCTGACAGCCTCAATACGCGAAATTGCACATGTCGTCCCGATCCGCTACCCGGATCTCGGCAAGATCTTGCAGGGTCAGGACAGCGTTTGCGATATGGCTGCTGCTGCCGTGGAGCAAATCAATCGCATCCAGCCGCAGGGCCACATCAGACTTCTCGGTCATTCCCTGGGTGGGGCGGTCGCCTTCGAGGTCGCGACGCGAATGTTTGCCGCCGGCCGCTCGGTGAAGTTCTTCGGAATTCTCGACACCAGCCTCATGGGCGAGCGCAGTTCTGCATGGGAGACGTTGACCCGCACGATCCGTCGAATCCGCAGCAACCGGGTCACCGCGCCCCGGATGGTCTGCCGGGCCCTCGCCAAGGCAACCGTTGCGATCGGCCATGAAGCTAAGCTGGCCCGGATGCTCGATCTCCGCGCGAAGGGGCAGTTCGATCTCACGTCGTTCAGGCTCAAGCAGGAATTGCAGGAAGTCTTGCGCGCGAAGGCCTACTTCCGCTGGTTGGCGGAGCCGAAATCGATGCTGCCGTTCTCCGCCGTCCTGTTCCGATGCCAGCGAAAGAAGATGCCGCAAACTCTGGGATGGGATCGTGCGTTTGCCCAGATCGATGTCGTCCCAAGCGCAGGCACTCACACCGATCTGGTCATGCCGCCTTACCTCGCGATGAACTTGCACCTCGTCCAGAAGGCGCTGT